One Aquarana catesbeiana isolate 2022-GZ linkage group LG04, ASM4218655v1, whole genome shotgun sequence genomic region harbors:
- the RSAD2 gene encoding S-adenosylmethionine-dependent nucleotide dehydratase RSAD2, translated as MLSQSFLPVVAILVFIWKNMSSLLHGMKMISSRCWLLSASEVLSVPSRQVQDPERVIPTSVNYHFTRQCNYKCGFCFHTAKTSFVLPIEEAKKGLAMLKAAGMEKINFSGGEPFLQDRGNFVGKLVEYCKKELRLPSVSIVSNGSLITEKWFQIYGEHLDILAVSCDSFVEEVNKLIGRGQGKKNHVEKLMKIRKWCRDYNVAFKINSVINYYNMDEDMTKEIEMISPIRWKVFQCLIIDGENCGDDALRQAEKFVINDEEFRGFLDRHKNIKCLVPESNQQMRDSYLILDEYMRFLDCRNGRKDPSRSILDVGVENGIKFSGFDEKMFFKRGGKYVWSKADLKLDW; from the exons ATGCTGTCCCAGAGCTTTCTACCTGTTGTAGCAATACTTGTCTTCATTTGGAAGAACATGAGCTCTCTGCTTCATGGCATGAAGATGATCTCCTCTAGGTGCTGGTTACTTTCTGCATCTGAAGTCCTTTCTGTCCCAAGCAGACAGGTCCAGGATCCAGAGAGGGTTATACCCACCAGTGTCAACTACCACTTCACCAGGCAGTGCAACTACAAGTGTGGATTCTGCTTCCACACCGCCAAGACCTCCTTCGTCTTACCGATAGAAGAAGCCAAGAAAGGACTGGCCATGCTGAAGGCTGCAG GTATGGAGAAGATTAACTTTTCTGGAGGTGAACCATTCTTGCAAGACAGAGGGAACTTTGTAGGAAAGCTGGTGGAGTATTGCAAGAAAGAGCTGAGGTTGCCCAGTGTCAGCATTGTGAGCAATGGCAGTCTGATCACagaaaagtggtttcagatttatG GAGAACACCTGGATATCCTTGCCGTGTCCTGTGACAGCTTTGTTGAAGAAGTGAACAAGCTTATTGGTCGGGGACAAGGAAAGAAAAACCATGTGGAAAAACTGATGAAGATCAGAAAATGGTGCCGGGATTATAACGTGGCTTTCAAAATAAATTCCGTCATCAATTATTATAATATGGACGAGGACATGACAAAAGAGATCGAGATGATCAGTCCAATACGCTGGAAG GTATTCCAGTGTCTCATTATTGATGGAGAAAACTGTGGTGATGATGCATTAAGACAAGCTGAAAAATTTGTCATCAATGATGAAGAGTTCAGAGGTTTTCTGGATCGACATAAGAACATTAAATGTTTGGTTCCAGAATCTAATCAGCAG aTGCGGGATTCTTATCTTATACTGGATGAATAT ATGCGTTTTCTGGACTGCAGAAATGGACGAAAAGATCCTTCCAGATCCATCTTGGATGTTGGTGTTGAAAATGGCATCAAGTTTAGCGGTTTTGATGAAAAAATGTTCTTTAAACGAGGTGGGAAGTACGTGTGGAGCAAAGCAGACCTGAAGTTGGACTGGTGA
- the CMPK2 gene encoding UMP-CMP kinase 2, mitochondrial has translation MMAGCKTFPIVCLQLYLHTRSMLRTCTRMASAACQHRVKSQMYAVESACKSPFYFTLKDNVSPVSSGTSNVWPFLAQGGYAHSLCVTTSQRVQAARLQKSMGKELTAIVPGIQVVKLLSYIPDNLHGSLQRGFLILDSQHHHDLQNKLEGLLRENQQDIQLCTYTEEEGRVWQSRWEVNGQVKEMDRSEVVAVNGPMPSPFVEILRGSAVYSSLQDVLSVLHESAKVIPEAEKLLKCMDLGNIPEKGSHPVIVIEGLDATGKSTLTESLKQHLKATLLRSPPDSISRWRKTFDDETSLIKRAYYALSNYVAAVDIAKASEVSPVIVDRFWHSTAAYAIATEIGGNIQNLPDHHHVVYQWPEDLLKPDLVILLTVSDEERIHRIRKRGLQETQEEKELEANSMFRQKVEEAYRRMENPGCVVIDAGASREAVLKNTLSIIKRHCDI, from the exons ATGATGGCAGGCTGTAAAACCTTTCCCATTGTCTGCCTCCAGCTCTATCTACACACCAGGTCTATGCTGAGAACCTGCACAAGGAtggccagtgctgcctgtcagcacAGAGTAAAATCCCAAATGTATGCTGTGGAATCTGCCTGTAAGTCTCCCTTCTATTTCACTTTGAAGGACAATGTAAGCCCAGTGTCCTCAGGGACCTCCAATGTCTGGCCATTCCTAGCACAGGGGGGGTATGCTCATTCATTGTGTGTAACTACAAGCCAACGGGTGCAAGCAGCGAGGCTACAGAAGTCAATGGGAAAAGAACTGACTGCCATAGTGCCTGGGATTCAGGTTGTAAAACTCCTCTCGTACATTCCTGATAACCTTCATGGGTCTCTGCAGAGAGGGTTCCTAATTCTGGATTCGCAGCATCACCATGACTTACAGAATAAATTGGAGGGTCTACTGAGGGAGAACCAGCAGGACATCCAGCTGTGCACCTATACAGAAGAAGAGGGCCGGGTCTGGCAGAGCCGCTGGGAAGTCAATGGACAAGTGAAGGAGATGGACAGGTCAGAGGTAGTGGCAGTGAATGGTCCAATGCCATCTCCATTTGTGGAAATTCTCAGAGGCTCTGCTGTTTATTCCTCCCTGCAAGATGTACTGTCTGTGCTACATGAG agtgcCAAAGTGATCCCAGAAGCGGAAAAACTTTTAAAATGTATGGATTTGGGTAACATTCCAGAAAAAGGATCCCATCCTGTCATTGTAATAGAAGGGCTTGATGCTACAG gaaaatccactttgacaGAATCTTTGAAACAGCATCTGAAAGCAACACTACTTAGATCACCACCAGATTCCATTAGTCGGTGGAGGAAAACCTTTGATGACGAGACGTCACTCATAAAAAGAGCATACTATGCATTAAGTAACTATGTTGCAGCAGTGGACATCGCAAAAGCATCTGAAGTGTCTCCGGTGATTGTGGACAG GTTTTGGCATAGCACTGCTGCCTATGCTATAGCCACAGAAATCGGAGGTAACATTCAGAATCTGCCAGACCATCACCATGTTGTTTACCAATGGCCAGAAGATCTTCTTAAACCTGACCTCGTCATATTGTTGACTGTCAGTGATGAGGAGCGGATCCATCGTATTCGCAAGAGGGGACTTCAGGAAACACAGGAAGAAAAAGAGCTTGAGGCCAATAGTATGTTCCGTCAGAA